TGTCAAGACTCCTTTTGCTTTTCTGGTGTTCTCATAATGTAAGATCTTCAGGGTGTCTTTGAGCACTACTCTGAAAATGTGTCTCTAGCAGGAATATTATAGCACAGTGATGAGTGAATGCAGCAGCATTTATAAGCAAAATCCGTGTGTTGCAGTTCACCACAACAtagcctctgcagctctgacccTTCAGATCAAAGCTGTACTGCAGATCTGAGGCTACGCTCCCTTTTATCCTCACTGCTTCTGCTTCAGcatgtcctccctccctccctgctacTCTTCCACCCTcaccctttcttttttctgctttgtcacTGCTCATCTGTGTGGAGATGGGCTGATGCACTTGTTGTCTGAGGCAACACTCCCAGCGCACAGCACCTTGGGAAACATGCAGATCTGCTCCTTTTTcagcccctcctcctctttttattAAACGAGTAAACTGTCAGATGATTGCTTAATATATATCACTTTGAAATGACAGTTTTGTGTTTAAATAGTAATCAGTATTCACATTAGAGTTCAATGTCACAACACATTATCTAACCTGCACCCCACCCTGCCTGTTGAATCTACCAAAAATTACACTTGTTGCCGTTAGGTCACAagactttatttaaaaatgtgactaATTTTGCGATTTCATAGTGAAACATGATCTTTAGTTAAGATCaacagctgtcaatcacagctGGGGAGGGGAACTGAAGTTCCTCACGAACTGCCTGTCCTTGTTTGTCTGTAATTTTAGGTGTGGGACTATGAGGCAGGAGACTTTGAGCGAACTCTGAAAGGCCACACAGACTCTGTGCAGGACATCTCCTTTGATCAGACAGGAAAGCTGCTGGCTTCATGTTCAGCTGACATGAGCATCAAACTCTGGGACTTTCAGGGGTTTGAGTGCATCCGAACAATGCATGGTAAGTGATATATACAGAAATAACAATGGTTACAGTACAGAAGCACCTGCAAAAGTGATGTAGCTAATATTCAAACACATACATTGTTAAATACAATGTGATTTAGAAATACTGCAATTTCTTAACTAAATTTTTCTGATTTGGTGTGATGATGCTAAATTATTTGGACATGTCTGTCGTGGTAGTTTATGTATCAAGATGAACTCAGACCAGTTACACAGCTAAACTTTTGACTGTGTCATCCAGGCCACGATCACAATGTGTCGTCTGTAGCCATCATGCCAAATGGTGACCACATAGTGTCTGCATCCAGAGACAAGACCATCAAGATGTGGGAGGTGGCCACTGGGTAAGTGAGAGGGAGCCTTGTTTTAACTCTCACTACCCCAAGCTCTCATAGAGACTGAGACTgatataattttacattttaagctttttgtgtttcttttttgtttccatatTGATAATACAGAATCAGTTTACAGTTAATTTATGCTAAAAGCTCTTTTACCATTTGGTTTGACAATTTTTCCACCTACAGATACTGTGTGAAGACCTTCACAGGCCACAGGGAGTGGGTGAGGATGGTGCGTCCCAACCAGGACGGCTCGTTGATCGCCAGCTGCTCCAATGATCAGACAGTGCGTGTCTGGGTGGTTGCCTCAAAGGAGTGCAAAGCTGAGCTGCGGGAGCATGAACATGTGGTAGAGTGTATTGCCTGGGCCCCTGACAGTGCTCACCCCACCATCCTGGAGGCCACAGGCTCAGAGGTAAATACTGCTGCTACAGGATCTGACAGTAACCTACATAGGATGTTTGTGTACGTTTGGTTCAGCTGCAGTGTCTCCCATAATTGTTTATaccaaaaccaaaccatgtGCACTGAATTAATCAGACATTAATGctcttttattaaataaaactgtagcataaaacagaacatgctttatttttttgaggCCAGTGAAGAATGAAACCCAAATAGTAATTAAATTTACCATAAAAGATTAGATGCTGCAGGATCTTTGAGACTCAGATCAGCAGATTACCTGGACCAGTCAGGTTTTCATATCACATTTGCTTCGttgtaattaaaacaacatCACAAAGTTGGATAAAGGCAGTTTGTACGGTCAGAAGATTTGGAGACAAACTGATCAGCCTGTAACAAACAGCTGCGGatgtgtgaagaaaaacacaccacTCTTATTTACAAATCTGTATCTATGTTTATTGTCCTTTCTGTAGACGTGCTAGTGGCTATatgagcatgctaacatttgctaattaacaGTAAAAACTAGGTACAGCTCAGGTACCAGGTACCAGCATTGCCATTCCTGGAGCCCTGCTGCTATCATAGCTGATAGCAGCTGATCACTTCAAACCTAGAAAGCATCTATTTGATGCATTGTTGTCTTTCATGTAGCTGCTCGCTGTTTCTTACATCTTCCTTATATCTCTGGTTTACAGAGTAAGAAGAGTGGAAAGCCAGGCCCCTTCCTTCTATCTGGATCCAGAGATAAAACCATTAAGATGTGGGACGTCAGCACTGGCATCTGCCTTATGACTCTGGTGAGTAGTCTTAGCAATGGTGTCTGTGACTGTCTCAGTATTTCTGCTTATGAGTCAGGGGAGTGGTGGGTAATCAGTCTTGGTTCTTCAGGTGGGACATGACAACTGGGTGCGTGGGGTGTTGTTTCACCCTGGAGGAAGATTCATAGTGAGCTGTGC
This genomic stretch from Toxotes jaculatrix isolate fToxJac2 chromosome 12, fToxJac2.pri, whole genome shotgun sequence harbors:
- the LOC121190934 gene encoding lissencephaly-1 homolog B isoform X2, giving the protein MNEEVDKKYAGLLEKKWTSVIRLQKKVMELESKLNEAKEEMTHGGPVGQKKDPKEWIPRPPEKYALSGHRAPVTRVIFHPVFSVMVTASEDATIKVWDYEAGDFERTLKGHTDSVQDISFDQTGKLLASCSADMSIKLWDFQGFECIRTMHGHDHNVSSVAIMPNGDHIVSASRDKTIKMWEVATGYCVKTFTGHREWVRMVRPNQDGSLIASCSNDQTVRVWVVASKECKAELREHEHVVECIAWAPDSAHPTILEATGSESKKSGKPGPFLLSGSRDKTIKMWDVSTGICLMTLVGHDNWVRGVLFHPGGRFIVSCADDKTIRVWDYKNKRCMKTLCAHEHFVTSLDFHKTSPYVVTGSVDQTVKVWECR
- the LOC121190934 gene encoding lissencephaly-1 homolog B isoform X1 — protein: MVLSQRQRDELNRAIADYLRSNGYEEAYSTFKKEAELDMNEEVDKKYAGLLEKKWTSVIRLQKKVMELESKLNEAKEEMTHGGPVGQKKDPKEWIPRPPEKYALSGHRAPVTRVIFHPVFSVMVTASEDATIKVWDYEAGDFERTLKGHTDSVQDISFDQTGKLLASCSADMSIKLWDFQGFECIRTMHGHDHNVSSVAIMPNGDHIVSASRDKTIKMWEVATGYCVKTFTGHREWVRMVRPNQDGSLIASCSNDQTVRVWVVASKECKAELREHEHVVECIAWAPDSAHPTILEATGSESKKSGKPGPFLLSGSRDKTIKMWDVSTGICLMTLVGHDNWVRGVLFHPGGRFIVSCADDKTIRVWDYKNKRCMKTLCAHEHFVTSLDFHKTSPYVVTGSVDQTVKVWECR